The Tolypothrix sp. PCC 7712 region AGCGTACATCATACGCTAACTAAGCTCTGACTCATATAGATGTTAACTCTTATGAGAGTATGAATTATTTTTGAAATCTTGCCGCTTCTTCAACTAGGTCATTGAGTCCTAGTTCTAATGTATGAAGCACCTGGTTTAACGCTTCGATTTTTGTCCGATTTTTCATCATCTCAACTGCCTTTAAAAAAGCAGGACTACCTGCTTTACCAATATATTGATGACAACTTTTGCTACCATTTTTGGTAACAAAGATAGGTTCTCCTGATTGCCACTTGTAATACCAATAAGCGCCACCCTTACCTTTGGCGCGGTAACGAACAATCCAACAACTATTAGCAGCTACATCACTCTTAAGAAGAGTAGAGATTTCTTGGTTGATTTCTTCTCTTTTGGCTTGTAATTGTTCTATTCTATGTGCTAAATCTGAAAGATTCTGTTCTCTTGTTTTGACCACTATGTAAGTACTAACTTCAAAGGACAAGTTTTATCGTAAACTTTACGCTACCTGACTGTAATTGTAAGATTTGGATGACCAAAAATTTGACCATCGAGTTGAATTACTTAAATATGCTGCCCTTAATGCCATAACTCCTTCAGCTCCAAATAAAGACCAATGCATTCCCGCTTGTTTTAATCTTTGTGTAACCACACGCCGATTGGAGCTTTCAACCACTCCCGAACCAATCATTAAACCAGCTTTTAAATAAGAGTGATAATCAATCCGACTCTGATTATTAGTTAAATAACGCTCTAAATCGGTAATAGCTCCCTTTAAATCTTTCTTCTTTTTGGGGAATTGATGACAATTTTCAATTACTGTATTCCATTGTGATTTTTTTAGTAATTGTTGTTGAGTTTTTACCCAATCCAATTGATAGTCTTCGTTATTTGGATACGCTGCTTTCGCTACTGCCCACACATATTCCGAGAGATGAAAAAAGTCGAGAATTTCCACCGAACCTGGAAATTGTTCTGATGCCATCGACCAAATCCAATGTGCGCCATCACCAATTACTACGGTTTTTGTGGGTTTTGTACCTGCTACTTGATTATATAACTGGGATACTCTCTGAGTAAATTCTGGTCGAGATTTTAAAGTAGCTACATATTCCCGAGTACGTATAACACCTCTTTTTTTACCAACTTTTTGATGGTCTTTACTCCAGAAAATTACACCAACTTTTGCTTCTTTATATCCTTGTTTTTGATTCAAGGGAGTCATGACTCCATCAACTCCCACATATAATAAATCTGGTGGTTCCTGCTCTTGATTGGGAATTCCAAACTGTGAAGAAGTGTCTTGCTCACATCGAACCTGAAACTCTTGTGTTTGTAGTTGATTTCCTGTCTTTTCTACTTGATTAGCTAAGGTTTTTTGTGTCAAATCTAGTCTTGTCCATTTTTGAAACAAGGAGTGAGAATTTGGAAATTCACTACTAACTCCCAAGGCACAGGCTAATTCTAATACCATTGGTAGCCATTTATCTTTTGGTAGTCCTAACTCTTCATCAACTTTGACTTTAATACCATCTGTTGTCTCATAAGCTCTACGTACAACAACCATTTCACCTAATGGAGTGTAATATCTTTTTTCTCGTTTAGTTCTCGGATGTGAGTATTCGGCTTCTTTTTCTTCAATTAAGGCTTGGAATAAGCTTTGTTGCACAAAGTTCCCTAATTTTAGCCACATATTGTAAAATTCGCCCACAAATTCTTCTAAATGGTGACACTCCGGTAAGTCCTGGAGTGTGTCATTGATGTGAGACAGAATTGATTGGTGGTTGTTCATGGGAAGTTTGGTTTTATGGCATCTCAGATATGTTAGCGGAATTTGTCCGCTAACTCCTCTCCCACACTTTTTTTCGTTCACCCGTAACGA contains the following coding sequences:
- a CDS encoding ISKra4 family transposase encodes the protein MNNHQSILSHINDTLQDLPECHHLEEFVGEFYNMWLKLGNFVQQSLFQALIEEKEAEYSHPRTKREKRYYTPLGEMVVVRRAYETTDGIKVKVDEELGLPKDKWLPMVLELACALGVSSEFPNSHSLFQKWTRLDLTQKTLANQVEKTGNQLQTQEFQVRCEQDTSSQFGIPNQEQEPPDLLYVGVDGVMTPLNQKQGYKEAKVGVIFWSKDHQKVGKKRGVIRTREYVATLKSRPEFTQRVSQLYNQVAGTKPTKTVVIGDGAHWIWSMASEQFPGSVEILDFFHLSEYVWAVAKAAYPNNEDYQLDWVKTQQQLLKKSQWNTVIENCHQFPKKKKDLKGAITDLERYLTNNQSRIDYHSYLKAGLMIGSGVVESSNRRVVTQRLKQAGMHWSLFGAEGVMALRAAYLSNSTRWSNFWSSKSYNYSQVA